The Tripterygium wilfordii isolate XIE 37 chromosome 1, ASM1340144v1, whole genome shotgun sequence sequence ATGTAAACTCCACTTTTGCTTTCATGATTTGCAGTTTATTTCATTCCCTTCACTTCgtgtaattattttatattcctTTTCTTAGCTTTTTGCTTGCATGGAATCATTTATTATTTCAGGGGAGAGAATGGATTTGACTTTGCTATCAAAACGCCATGCACACCTTCCAGATGGGATGATTATGATGCAGAAATGGCAATGGCATGGGATGTAAGTTGCTTTAGACCTGGAGTGTGAGCCAGTAatatattcattttttatttgcaCTTTTTCTTGTCAAACAAACTTATTTTGCCAAAGTCGAATCTTTTATTTTCAACCTGTGATAATTATCCgcataaaatttcttttttatggtTGTCATCGAAATAAGTCGTGTCATGCGTATCATCTTTGGCTTTGGCACCCACATTATCGTCAAAGCTTTTGTTGTCCCAAACAGTTTGGAGTCAGCTACATGATTCCACGATCTGTTCTAATCCCCTGTATGGTTTGGTGACACATCCTTACAGAGCATGCATCCTTTCATATTCATCTTTGGTTTCTTAAATAGGTTTATCACTTTGTTACCACAGCATAATTCTTGCACCAATAGCTCCTGTTGTCTGGCAAGTAATTTGATGGCTTTAGGCGTCTGCTTTGACTGGAGCATCATCGATTTGATGAGGGCTGCTTTTGAAGTTTACCAGCAATATGCTGATATAGACTTTTTTTCCCTGAAACAATTTTATGGCCGAATGGGCGATAAAATCCGAGTATTATACTCACTGGTGGACTTTTGCAGGCTGTATGCAATGCTTACTGTGGTGAAACTTATGGGTCTACCGATTTCAGTATGCTTGAAGATGTTAGAGATGCGATACTAAAAATGACCTATTACTGGTAAAGATGCTCGATGATAAGAGCCTGAGATGGTTAAAAAATTGTTCTGTCATCTGATTTAAGTGAATTGTTTTTCAGGTATAATTTTATGCCGCTTTCAAGAGGCTCTGCTGCTGTCGGGTTCATAGTCTTGCTTGGATTACTTCTCGCCGCTAATATGGAGTTTACAGGAAGTATTCCACAAGGTTTACAGGTGGATTGGGAAGCCCTTTTTAATCTTGATCCAGACTCCTTTGTGGATTCTATCAAAAGTTGGCTGTATACATTACTTAAGGTCTCGACATCTTGGAAAGATTATCCAGATGTCTCTACAACTTTTTATACAACAGGATCGGTAGTTGCTGCTCTGAGCACTTATGACAAGTAAATTGTAGACCCGATGAGTTGAGTAGATGCACTAGTCTGCTTCCCTCAAAATTGGAATAATTTAACTTTACCCAGAATGTATAACTTTGTTTTTCTATAGCAACAACAATACGTCATTGAAGTGATTGTGGGACGATAATATTAATGTTAATGGAACTTCCTATGCATCTTTTATTTTTCCTGCTTATTTACATGTTGCCTGCAACAAGTTGGTAAACAGTGGAATAATCAGTGTTTTCATCCTTTAGAAAAATTGTGTGGATCACACACCGGTAAACACCCGGACATCCATTAAAACAGCAGGGAAACCTTAACCCCTATTTGTAACGGTACCAAAATCAAGTATAAAGAAATGACATATCAGCACAAAGAAAAGGCTATGTGAATGAAATGAGATAACAAGGGAATGCAGTAGCGTCTTAACATGAAGACTACTGTATATATAAGTTTGTGATATAATGGGCAGCAACTATCCTTGGTTCACATTGTTGCAACAGTGATATGATATAAATAATGAATGATGATACTATCATGACTAAAATGGAGTTATGGAAGAGCTGAGAGGGGAGAGATATTAAGTACCTGTTATGACGGCCCattacttttcttcttcttggccGCGCCattacttttcttcttcttggccATGCCGTTACTTTTCTGCTTCTTGGCCGCGCCATTACTTTTCTGCTTCTTGGCCGTGCTACAGGCTTCAAGGTGGACATCCTCTTGCACCTTCCTTACTGGCTTGAAGACCTCAGTGATAGTAGGGTCTAACACATCAGTAGAGCAATGTAGGGTGACACCCAAAGCCATGGCCTCATCCCAGAGCTCCCTACCCTTATCAAAGTCTCCTCCTCTACATAGCTTTGAAATCAGCACATCATATATTGGCCCATAACCACCCAATGAGCTTCTCTTCATTCTTTCAAAGAGCTCTAGAGCAAAATTCACTCTCTCAAGACCACAAAGTAAACCAATCAGATCATAATAAAATTTACGATTCGGCACCAGTCCCTTTTCAATCATTTCACCTATGATCTTATTTCCTTTACCATACCTCCCAGTCAAATACAGAACTCTTGCAACAAGATAGTAGCTCATCCAATCTTGACCACAACCTGCCATTTTCATTTTCTCAAGAATATCACAAGATTCCTTGACTCTTCTTGCCTTACCAAGACAGGAAAGTATGATGTTGTAGCTAATTGAGTTTGGGGAAATCTTATAGGACCTCATTTCCATCATCACGTTCAGAGCTTCAGGAACAAGACCTGAAGGATTACGTCTAAGATTTCTTTGGCAAAGGCACCTTAGAAATGTATTATAGCAAAACAAATCTGGGATGAACCCTAATGACTTCATCTCCTGTATAACTTTTCTCGCCTCTTTTACATTCTCCTGCACGGTCCATCCATAAACAAGACTCTTATAGATGGACAACTCTATACCAGATATCTTATCTTTGTGGTGCCATACCACCCCTTGTGCTCTCTTAGTATGCCCTTTGGCACAAAGGGCGTGGACAATGGCAGATACTGATTCACTATTTTGAGGGCAATTGAACTTGTCCAAATTCTTGAAAATACCCAATGCTTCATCTTCTCTCCCAAGTTTGACCAATATCTCTACTACAAGGCTGAATGTTCGCATCTCCATAACGTGACCATTCTTCTCAAGTTCCGATAACAAGATATCCATTGCTGTGTAGTCATTCTTCTCAGCCACCACGCGAATAGCATGATTAAAATCCTCATCTTTTAAAGCATCCTTCAATTTGTTACGTGACCACAAGAAAAATCTCAGGAGCCTTCTAGTAGGTGCCTCATGTTTGCATAGATCTATGATTTGGGTGATATGCGATGATGTCAATGAAACTATGAGTTGATTAAGACTAGATTCCAAGTCATCTAGGCCGCCAATAGTGGTCATAACAACTTCACAAATCTCCTGCAGCTCGGACGGTGCATGATTAGGAGGCACTGTGGAATATAAGAAGTGCGAGTCTGAATTTCTACGATAAAGATATCTAAAAACAGAAAAACCATAACTAAttacaaaaccaaaccaaagggGAGAAACAGAGCTTATATTTTGAGTTTTATAACCATGAGGAAAATACATGTGATAAAGCAAACACCTTCAAAATAGACCTTGCAGCACAATCAAATGAAGGTTCTCTCCATAAAGAGCAAGGaatgaaagttgaaacaaaaataaaatccctAGATGCATCAATATAAGGCATTGTATTGCCAccaagaaaaaattgaaaatacaatGAAAGTTGAATTACGAGGAACATAAGTTTTctccagaattttttttttttatcaatggaATTAGATAGAAGCTAATACCTATAAAAACACTGAATTGAACTAACAATGACCTCGCAACATTTCTCAATTTTATCAGAAACAAACTAAAGACCACATAAAGATAGTTCAATTCAAGTCTTCTATTTTTCTTAGGATTTGATTTTCTCGGAACCAAATGGAAATTAAACAGAAACACAAAATAGTATATACCTATCAGCCAAACACTCAATTTTGGGAAAAATATTGATATGAGTAGTATTGGAGCCCTTCAATTGTAACAACTGAATCAACCATTCAAGCAATCAAAAAACTCACCCAATGCCTCAAACCTGCCAaagaaaaaccataaaaaaaaatcaattcttCCAGTCgccaaaaaaaaaccaaattaaaacaaaaagaataaaataaatctcACTCTTGTGGTAGCTTTGTTGCCACTGCCAAACTCTCATCGGCCAACGAAGTAAGCAGCCTATTGACAGATTTGATATGGTCCGTCTGATAGTGGTGGAGCTGGAATGGGGGAATCCGACAGCCACGCAAAAGCATCGCTTGCTGCTTATACGGATTAAACTTGACAGAACTTACTGGATTGCAGCTTTGGGCTGATTGAATTGCTTTCTTCAGATTACACTTCGAAAGGGTAGACAAAGAGTATTTCATTGATAACACACAGATATCAGATGTACAGAGTTTTGTTCTAATCGAATGAGCTGCTCGCAGGGAAGAAGCCGAAGCCACGCAAGTCCGATTCGGAGAGATGAAGAGAAAGCTTGAAGAGAGACGGACGCTTCACCTCGCGGAGAAGCTGAAGTCGAGGGAAATCCGAAATCTTCTTCACCCTGTCAATGGGGCGGATATGCGTCTATTATGGGCTCCGTTGGGCCCAGCCAGACTGGACCATTAGCACATTACGGTGTCGCTTTTGTTTTGAACTTTTGATCCCACTGTTTGGGCCCAAAAGTTTATACCTTAATGGCTTAATCAACGGCTAATCTGGGCCCATGTGTATGTGGGGCCGCATCACCTCTGGACGAACCAGAACTACCTGAACCTTTCGGTTTCTTGAAGTCATTCTTCTTCTTGGCCTATAGACATATACTCTCACCATTATTGCTCTCTGTCTTTCACTTTCACTAAATCTTCAAGCGATGGATCGTAATAGCGTGCTCGGACTTGCATTTTTGTGCATCATTGTAGCCGGTGTTGGCGGTCAATCGCCAGTTGCGGCACCGACTACAACTCCGGTGACTGGCGCAACACCCACTGCAGCTCCAGCAAAAGCTCCAGCCAAACCTACACCTGCTCCTGCATCTACAACTCCGGCTGCTTCTCCTTCAAAGCAGGCCGTTCCTGCTCCTGTACAAGCACCTGCATCTACTCCTCTTGCATCTACACCCCCGGCTGTGACTCCAGTGAGCTCACCTCCCGCTCCAGTTCCGGGGAGCTCTCCTCCCGCAGCTGCTCCTGTCAGTACACCCCCCGCAAGTTCTCCCCCCGCTCCGGCCACCGCTCCTCCCACTTCTGCCACTGCACCGACAGCTGATGTTCCTGCTCCGGCCCCGAGCTAGAAGAAGTCCAAGAAGCACCAAGCACCAGCTCCTTCGCCAGCATTGGCCGGCCCTCCCGCACCTCTAGCGGAGGCTCCCGGACCGAACTCAGATGACGCTGCCTCTCCCAACCCTGTATTGGACGATCACGTATGTTCGGTTCATACTTCTGGTTTATTTATTCTCCCACATTTATTGTGGCGCAATGTCCGTCCAGATCTTGAGCTTTCGTGGAAGATCTAGGCTTAAACACCAAACCAGCACGGAACTCAAATCTGTTGTTAATTTGAGAAATGTCCCTCCCTAGCCAAAGCCAATGAGAGAAATCAAGTCAATAAAGAAATATACGAGACCGTTTTTGTAAATAATTGAATGAAGTTCTaactttttgtttttgacacCAAATGGCAGAGTGGAGCAGAGAAGATGAGGAGCCTTGTCGGTGGATTGGGATTGGGTTTGCTCGCGTTGATCTTCTAGAGTAATAATACTGTCGCGGGTGGTGTTAATCATTGATAATATTCTTTGATCgataatggttttttttttaaaaaaacttttaaTGCCCCTGTTCCCTTCGTTATTTACGATCGAGGAGTCACAtttgatattatttattttttttgtcttattgtTGAACCATTGTTCTTCACCTGCTCGTTCATTATTTATGACCCACATTTGCTTGTATGTATTCTTTGGTAAATATTGAAGgaaactttgttttttttgtacTTGTGGTGTTTTTTTCTTGCTTCATTttgcatttgtttttctttttccacataaatatatattatatattttagtcATTGGGCTATAATCAAGTTAGTATTGTATCACTTATTGCAATACAAAACAGATGTTTGCTAATCCATTATAAGCAACAGGAGCTGAATATTATACTTCTGAGTTATCTTCAAGATTATCAAAGGCATAAAGAATCTTCTTGCTTGCAACTGCAAACATTCACTTTCATGTTTTAAACGATTAAAGCCTCAAGGAGGATTCTCCCCTGTGCAGAGTAGATCTTTATTGTGAGACTGCCAGTACTTTTGTAGCCATCTTTCCTCCACTAGAGCCTACGGCTAGTCAACTACCTTTAAGAAGCCTTCAAGCATGAAAGACCGTCTGAAAGTAGTAGGATTTCAACAGGGTCCATTGAATTATCCCTAGGGTCTTGGCTAATGGGCTTGGTCTATTGCAGAACCCTGAAATTAGGAGGAAACAAGGATTTGATAACAGGACCAAATTCAAGTTCCCTACTGGCTCCTCTTTGAAGTCTAAAGCTAGTTTCAAGCCAATAGTTGACTTCAGACACAAAGAAATGCAATGCCAGATGATGAATATCCCTTCCTCAAATTGACTTAACAAGACCAACAGactcattctttctttcttagcACCTTCTCTTTCTATGCTAAGTGCTAACTATATGTAGACACAACCATCAACCTAATACGTTAAACACATTTGTTAACTTCACGAGTTTCATGGGAAAAACGTAAGCAATATTCGATAGAAAATCTTTATAGGACTCCGTATTGTTACCTGTGATCGTTAACTCGTTGCTTTTGTGATAGCTTTGCCCTCTACACAGATGTTGAATTTAGCGACAGGAACACTCTACAAGCAATTTGTAGATAAAGATATCAGAAACTTTTGAGGACTTCCACACTGCTAATTCTTGATGTCTTCAAGTAAGAGATCACAGTTACAGCTCCTTAATAGAGGAAGATCATTCAAAGATTATCAGTTTCAAAAACAAGTCTCTGATTGTTACATGTTAAACGTATCTTATCCCACACCTTTAACTCAGCAGTGCCTGGAAAACACTACCACGTACCATCACACAAGGAAGTAGAGGTCAGTCAACAGTAGCTTAGCGGCCTCATTTCCAATCTCGCACCACTTTCCATTAAATATACTAATTCCATGCAGTAGTGTTTCAAAATTTGGAAAGAAGCAACAGCCAGAGAAAAGGAAAGTATTTATCGACTTCATGAAGAAGAATGCGAAGCTTAGCAACCTAGATAATTCTACCATGAATACCAGAATAGTAACACCCCCAGCAGCCATGACAGCCAAAAAAGCCGGAAACAATATGCCTCAGTCAAAAACGATGATTAAGGTTATACCTGATGACATTTCTGTGCCCTTGGCAACTGTGTTGGCCCTCATCTTCATTAAGGTTACCAAAAGAATGTTCCTGGGAAATATAGCATCTGCATCAGGCTGACATAAAATATAGCATAAAACGTGTGCACATTACATGTAATAACCATTTGTGTGTACAGAAATTGTTACTATATCAGCAGATTGGAAAGCATAGTACACTGAACTCCTTTTCCTTTCTCTAAAACGAGCAGGTATTGGTGATTGAAAGGATTTACAACTATTAATAAGGTAAGAGGTACAAATTATAATTCCATGCAATCAAATAGCGCATAATCTAGAGATAACAAAAAAAGGTACGTGGAAAAGCGATAACCTAACCTTGCACAAATGCAGAATTGTGACCGAGTCCTCAAGATCAATCAACTCCTTCCCTGTGTACCAGAACATGCTTTCCTGGTAGAATCTTCTTCTGTCAAGTTCAAACATGAGGATAAATGGTCAAGTAAAGAAAACTTTTCTTCCAAAGCTATCAAAACATTAACTGAATTATGGGAGAAATATAAACAGAATACAAGTGTTTCCATACACCAGAGGGCCTCAAAAATCATTTCATCAATTATGTAAGAGCAATGCTATACAGCAGTTAAATATCATATACATATCATCATCACTAAATGAGGTATCAATGAATTTTTTACCCAGATCTCATCTATTCAAACTActtgtaaaaatattttttcttctactcGGTCCACCACTAACCTAATTACCTAAGACCTCCGGCTCCGTTCACCCAATCGAGATTTTCGCCTACCCTGCTTTCTCTTTGAGTTAGGGACATGGGATCTGGAAAGTGATTTCAAATTTGATTGTTCATGAGGGACAGAAGTCTCCAATGCCAATACAACTCCTGGAGCTGAAACTGTCTGCTCTTTAGTTGGTTCCAGAGGCATCTCAGTCAGCAAACTCATAGAGCTGTCAAAATTCTGCAGTTCTTCCTTGACTGCCTGATTATGTAACATAAGTCCTTCCTCGATCTGCAGACACTAAGCAAGTCAGTTAAATATGTCAAAAATATAATAGCACAATTCAAAGTGTTGCAACAACCCTATATGAACTTCACATTCCAGCAAGTACTAGCAATCACAGTCCAATAGCATTCTATATTATTGTTCTATTTTTTCGAATTAAAACAGTCTACAGGAATTATTGGTAAAGGCAATAGACTAGTATAAGCATTTCAACGGCATGATAACACAGCCATACAAGCAACACGAAGTAGACATCCATA is a genomic window containing:
- the LOC119999630 gene encoding pentatricopeptide repeat-containing protein At5g61370, mitochondrial gives rise to the protein MKYSLSTLSKCNLKKAIQSAQSCNPVSSVKFNPYKQQAMLLRGCRIPPFQLHHYQTDHIKSVNRLLTSLADESLAVATKLPQEFEALVPPNHAPSELQEICEVVMTTIGGLDDLESSLNQLIVSLTSSHITQIIDLCKHEAPTRRLLRFFLWSRNKLKDALKDEDFNHAIRVVAEKNDYTAMDILLSELEKNGHVMEMRTFSLVVEILVKLGREDEALGIFKNLDKFNCPQNSESVSAIVHALCAKGHTKRAQGVVWHHKDKISGIELSIYKSLVYGWTVQENVKEARKVIQEMKSLGFIPDLFCYNTFLRCLCQRNLRRNPSGLVPEALNVMMEMRSYKISPNSISYNIILSCLGKARRVKESCDILEKMKMAGCGQDWMSYYLVARVLYLTGRYGKGNKIIGEMIEKGLVPNRKFYYDLIGLLCGLERVNFALELFERMKRSSLGGYGPIYDVLISKLCRGGDFDKGRELWDEAMALGVTLHCSTDVLDPTITEVFKPVRKVQEDVHLEACSTAKKQKSNGAAKKQKSNGMAKKKKSNGAAKKKKSNGPS